One genomic window of Caballeronia sp. SBC1 includes the following:
- a CDS encoding autotransporter outer membrane beta-barrel domain-containing protein: MTHQVRSRAISLAPSLLLIPFLLSPIAAAAACAVNGLDTVCNSTSPNPWATPIGTGYVAGNDNQTVIVQNGAMITTGDASAISLANNANITVQSGGTVSNYAVNSHGNYGTGANTIEFQDNGILTVQAGGKVLSNGTQDIAEAVNIQGQGNVIVNNGLIQAINAGAIWFQNKVGGNTVINNETGVIQSPGSVIGSSGDAPVDFTNKGKVIGDIVFSGGDDIMRIYTGSSVTGTIDGGAGNNQLFLSGLGTDTLTGNIVNFQTLIKTDTGTWTVNGILPGVQSAEVAGGTLILTGDNSTYTGQMLVDAAGTLQARAQSLPAAITDNGLVRFAQTDDGTYAGLLSGTGSIEKTGAGTLFLAPAATGGNTYSGGTLITQGTLNIAADNALGATNGGVTFNGGTLQLNNDLDLAATRAISIGANGGTIDTQQYSSTLSQAVTGTGSLTKLGSGVLRMNGVSTYGDTNVLAGTLAVGDAQHNLASIGTGTTTVAAGATLGGFGTVLGSVTNAGTIAAANALPAFSASTTGTFAIRGDLTNNATINLAAASGTTGNVLNVSGNYVGNNAQLIVNTVMNAGGAASNQFTDQLVIGGNASGSTTVTVRPSGLGALTVGDGIKLVQVNGTAASSTFHMIAPVQAGAYQYLLYQGGSGRPNDFYLRSALESVPVTPVTPVAPVAPVTPVTPDTPVTPVTPPVTPTAPTTPTNPGAVVTPVTPIVSAGTPNSTPAGQPSVIAYRPAVVGYTMTPSLNLDYGFSILNRLHERVGDVASLENAQGTYGNGVWGRIGGQSLNANSGDRFSADERTFFAEFGKDWTLSTNPAGGSTHAGVTVTIGSSSATFEDSARSLNPALTSATGSVETQAQSLGGYWTKYLKDGSYFDAVAQLTHYHNNYGDVYGGGASQNGVGTGLSGEVGKPLLIGSTTIAIEPQAQLMYQYLHLNGFDDGISPVSSTSSNALRGRVGFRIFKANLTNDTKTGTATPYFTADVLHDFLNPGNTAVDGAAFNSGLSKTWYEVGVGVTTSMSKSSEMYANVKYSRNIGGDYRQGVFGQVGYRYSW; encoded by the coding sequence CTATGTCGCGGGCAACGACAATCAGACGGTCATTGTCCAGAACGGTGCGATGATTACCACGGGCGATGCATCGGCAATCAGCCTCGCTAACAACGCCAACATCACGGTTCAGTCAGGCGGCACGGTCAGCAACTACGCCGTGAATTCACACGGCAACTATGGCACCGGCGCCAACACCATCGAGTTTCAGGACAACGGCATACTGACCGTGCAAGCCGGCGGCAAAGTGTTGTCCAACGGCACGCAGGACATTGCCGAGGCCGTCAACATTCAAGGCCAGGGTAACGTCATTGTCAACAACGGCCTGATCCAGGCAATCAACGCCGGCGCTATCTGGTTCCAGAACAAGGTCGGCGGCAACACGGTCATCAACAATGAAACCGGCGTGATCCAGTCGCCCGGCAGCGTGATCGGATCGAGCGGCGACGCGCCTGTCGATTTCACCAACAAGGGCAAGGTGATCGGCGACATCGTATTCTCGGGTGGCGACGACATCATGCGCATCTACACCGGCTCGTCGGTGACGGGCACGATCGACGGCGGCGCGGGCAACAACCAGTTGTTCCTGAGCGGGCTCGGTACAGATACGCTGACTGGCAACATCGTCAACTTCCAGACGCTCATCAAGACCGACACGGGTACATGGACCGTCAACGGCATCCTGCCGGGCGTGCAAAGCGCTGAAGTGGCAGGCGGCACGCTGATCCTGACCGGCGATAACAGCACGTACACGGGCCAGATGCTTGTCGATGCCGCGGGTACGCTTCAAGCGCGTGCGCAGAGCCTGCCGGCCGCCATTACGGACAACGGCCTGGTCCGCTTCGCGCAAACCGATGACGGCACCTACGCGGGCTTGTTGAGCGGCACGGGCTCGATCGAAAAAACCGGTGCGGGCACGTTGTTCCTCGCGCCCGCTGCGACCGGCGGCAACACGTATTCGGGCGGCACGCTGATCACGCAGGGCACGCTGAATATCGCAGCCGATAACGCACTGGGCGCGACCAATGGCGGCGTCACGTTCAACGGCGGCACGCTGCAGTTGAACAATGACCTCGACCTCGCTGCGACCCGTGCAATCTCCATTGGTGCGAACGGCGGGACGATCGACACGCAGCAATATTCGTCGACGCTCTCGCAGGCGGTGACCGGTACCGGCTCGTTGACAAAGCTCGGCAGCGGCGTGCTCAGGATGAACGGCGTGAGCACCTACGGCGACACGAACGTGCTGGCGGGCACCCTTGCAGTCGGCGACGCACAACACAATTTGGCAAGCATTGGTACGGGCACGACGACGGTTGCCGCCGGCGCCACGCTTGGCGGTTTCGGAACCGTGCTCGGCTCGGTGACGAACGCGGGAACGATCGCAGCGGCGAACGCGTTGCCGGCTTTTTCTGCATCGACTACCGGCACCTTTGCGATCCGCGGCGATCTCACCAATAACGCCACGATCAACCTGGCGGCTGCATCGGGCACGACGGGTAACGTACTGAATGTGAGCGGCAACTACGTCGGCAATAACGCTCAGTTGATCGTGAACACCGTGATGAACGCGGGCGGCGCGGCGTCCAACCAGTTCACCGACCAACTGGTCATTGGTGGCAACGCGAGCGGCAGCACGACCGTGACGGTGCGCCCGAGCGGGCTGGGCGCGCTGACGGTAGGCGATGGCATCAAGCTCGTCCAGGTGAACGGCACCGCGGCTTCCAGTACCTTCCATATGATTGCGCCGGTTCAGGCCGGGGCATACCAGTATCTGCTGTATCAAGGTGGTTCGGGTCGTCCCAACGACTTCTACTTGCGCTCTGCGCTTGAGAGCGTACCGGTGACGCCTGTCACTCCGGTGGCTCCTGTGGCTCCGGTGACTCCGGTGACGCCCGATACGCCGGTCACGCCGGTCACGCCGCCCGTTACACCGACGGCACCAACCACGCCGACCAACCCTGGCGCGGTCGTTACGCCGGTGACGCCGATCGTGTCCGCGGGCACGCCGAACTCCACGCCTGCTGGGCAGCCTTCGGTCATTGCGTATCGCCCGGCTGTAGTCGGCTACACGATGACACCATCGCTCAACCTCGACTACGGTTTCTCGATCCTGAACAGGCTGCATGAACGTGTGGGCGATGTTGCGAGTCTCGAGAACGCGCAGGGAACGTATGGCAACGGCGTGTGGGGACGTATTGGCGGCCAGAGCCTGAACGCCAACTCCGGCGATCGTTTCTCCGCCGATGAACGCACATTCTTTGCGGAGTTCGGCAAGGACTGGACGCTCTCGACCAACCCGGCCGGTGGCAGCACGCATGCGGGCGTCACGGTGACCATCGGCTCGTCTTCCGCAACGTTCGAAGACAGCGCACGCAGCCTCAATCCGGCGCTGACTTCCGCTACCGGCTCAGTCGAAACGCAGGCGCAATCGCTCGGCGGCTACTGGACCAAATACTTGAAAGACGGCAGCTACTTCGACGCCGTGGCTCAACTCACCCACTATCACAACAACTACGGCGATGTGTACGGTGGCGGCGCTTCGCAGAACGGCGTTGGCACGGGCCTGTCCGGTGAAGTGGGCAAGCCGTTGCTGATCGGATCGACGACGATTGCCATCGAACCGCAAGCCCAGTTGATGTACCAGTACCTGCATCTGAACGGTTTCGACGACGGCATCTCGCCGGTATCGAGCACGTCGAGCAACGCGTTGCGCGGACGGGTCGGCTTCCGGATCTTCAAGGCGAACCTGACCAACGACACGAAGACGGGAACAGCAACGCCCTACTTCACCGCCGACGTGCTGCACGACTTCCTGAACCCGGGCAACACGGCGGTGGATGGCGCGGCGTTCAACAGCGGTCTCTCCAAGACCTGGTATGAAGTCGGCGTGGGTGTCACCACGAGCATGAGCAAGTCGTCGGAGATGTATGCCAACGTCAAGTACTCCCGGAATATTGGCGGCGACTATCGTCAAGGAGTGTTCGGTCAGGTTGGATACCGATATAGCTGGTAA
- a CDS encoding ABC transporter substrate-binding protein, with the protein MVKAFAPTGTLRASINLGNPVLASIDPSSGKAVGVSVDLATELARRLGVPLQLVVVKSAGASVDNVGQDKADVGFFAVDPKRGHEISFTKPYVLIEGFYLVHDTSPITTNDQVDQPGVTVAVGKDSAYDLFLTRELHHAKIVRIPTSPAVVKSFLDQHLDVAAGVKQQLERDAAKAGGLRILDQRFMVIRQAMGVPKAKGDEAAAYLSAFVEDMKASGFVAASLERHQIAGAVVAKDND; encoded by the coding sequence ATGGTGAAGGCATTTGCGCCGACCGGCACGCTGCGCGCTTCTATCAACCTCGGGAATCCGGTGCTGGCGAGCATCGATCCATCAAGCGGCAAGGCGGTCGGCGTATCGGTCGATCTCGCCACCGAACTTGCCCGGCGTCTCGGTGTGCCGCTGCAACTGGTTGTGGTCAAGTCAGCGGGCGCGTCCGTGGATAACGTAGGTCAGGACAAGGCCGACGTCGGCTTCTTCGCCGTCGATCCGAAGCGCGGGCATGAGATCAGTTTCACGAAACCGTATGTGTTGATTGAAGGCTTTTACCTGGTGCACGACACGTCGCCGATTACCACCAACGATCAGGTCGATCAACCGGGCGTGACTGTCGCCGTTGGCAAAGACAGCGCGTACGATCTTTTCCTCACGCGCGAATTGCATCACGCGAAGATCGTGCGGATTCCAACGTCCCCGGCAGTGGTGAAAAGTTTTCTGGATCAGCATCTGGACGTGGCGGCAGGCGTCAAGCAACAGCTCGAAAGAGATGCCGCGAAGGCAGGCGGATTGCGGATTCTCGATCAACGTTTCATGGTGATCCGTCAGGCAATGGGTGTGCCAAAAGCGAAGGGCGATGAAGCGGCCGCATACCTGTCGGCGTTCGTTGAAGACATGAAAGCATCGGGCTTTGTCGCCGCATCCCTGGAGCGTCATCAAATCGCGGGCGCGGTCGTTGCGAAAGACAACGATTAG